A single window of Gammaproteobacteria bacterium DNA harbors:
- a CDS encoding hypothetical protein (Evidence 5 : Unknown function), with the protein MDKLLTIAEASKILGVCTTTLRRWEKDGKLVPIRTVGNQRRYSLQALNSGFADSIELNRVKNPTAKGWGLRSQIHKFELDQPKSKVSGYVFGVMTPTDAYQSVALSPIVKHL; encoded by the coding sequence ATGGATAAATTATTGACTATTGCAGAAGCGTCTAAAATTCTTGGTGTCTGCACGACAACGCTGCGACGTTGGGAGAAAGACGGAAAGTTGGTGCCGATACGCACTGTTGGCAACCAGCGCCGATATTCCTTGCAGGCTCTCAATTCCGGCTTTGCAGACTCCATTGAATTAAACCGCGTCAAGAACCCCACGGCTAAAGGCTGGGGCTTGAGAAGTCAAATTCACAAGTTCGAACTTGACCAGCCTAAGTCCAAAGTATCAGGCTACGTTTTTGGAGTCATGACACCTACGGATGCGTACCAGTCCGTAGCTCTGTCGCCAATCGTTAAACATCTTTAA